A single Triticum dicoccoides isolate Atlit2015 ecotype Zavitan chromosome 2A, WEW_v2.0, whole genome shotgun sequence DNA region contains:
- the LOC119356712 gene encoding uncharacterized protein LOC119356712, whose product MSKRHRTAASDPWDDDQDMPPQKAPPGIHRSVYLEWRAGAAGRLRDVRDNLRLLAPPPPPPASQEAGLRALGLLDFVRLRPNDAPPRRDLVAALVANYKQFYEWSYARGAFVKVSLDALADALRLPPPTEGPPDAAAAAAAAPPGLASAAEWFIEAYILKPLRARAAAEGRPRRLPSDVDLALYRAKFGMVHKVDWSRLIWDLAEKEMVDLSKGRRPDWTCHYAAYLQRLIWVDNPGLFQPALPLLGLGGDQNLPSELQSKMQEVEARSKLLDARSKLLDTRAEHLESKSKELEERALASKTLTELELLNRNLLAEKEAINSELVGVQEELGEARKQLMQLDDSMESMKSLSKALFSRERKSNARLLNARWALVTKEIKGNGDLESHQEELAELQDGMQGLKSLNQVLCSRERESNVQLLDTRWALVTKEIKGNGDLKNLREELAELRDGMQGLESLNQVLVTKNLIDNDKLQAARKKLIDGLMVATNGRANIGLKRMGELDPKAVANACRPRLSQKKTLILCSKWEAEIRNAGVVLPFIVELADGRSSVFNCCLLGLS is encoded by the exons CCCGTGGGACGACGACCAGGACATGCCGCCGCAGAAGGCGCCCCCGGGGATCCACAGGTCGGTCTACCTGGAATGGCGCGCCGGGGCGGCCGGGCGCCTCCGCGACGTCCGCGACAACCTCCGCctcctcgccccgccgccgccgccgcccgcttccCAGGAGGCCGGCCTCCGCGCCCTCGGCCTCCTGGACTTCGTCCGCCTGCGCCCCAACGACGCGCCCCCGCGCCGCGACCTCGTGGCCGCGCTCGTCGCCAACTACAAGCAGTTCTACGAGTGGAGCTACGCGCGCGGCGCCTTCGTCAAGGTCAGCCTCGACGCCTTGGCCGACGCGCTCCGCCTCCCGCCTCCGACGGAGGGCCcacccgacgccgccgccgccgctgccgccgcgcccCCCGGGCTGGCCTCCGCCGCGGAGTGGTTCATCGAGGCGTACATCCTGAAGCCGCTACGCGCGCGCGCCGCCGCGGAGGGACGGCCGCGCAGGCTGCCCAGCGATGTGGACCTGGCGCTGTACAGGGCGAAGTTCGGGATGGTGCATAAGGTGGACTGGAGCCGCCTCATCTGGGACCTCGCCGAGAAGGAGATGGTCGACCTGAGCAAGGGGAGAAGGCCCGACTGGACATGCCACTATGCCGCCTACCTGCAGAGGCTCATCTGGGTGGACAATCCGGGCCTCTTCCAGCCGGCATTGCCATTGCTCGGCCTCGGTGGGGATCAAAATCTCCCTTCAGAGCTCCAGTCCAAGATGCAGGAGGTCGAAGCGAGATCCAAGCTGCTCGACGCGAGATCCAAGCTGCTGGACACCAGAGCCGAGCACCTTGAATCCAAGTCCAAGGAACTGGAAGAACGGGCACTCGCAAGCAAGACACTAACAGAGTTAGAGCTGCTCAACCGGAATCTGCTCGCCGAGAAAGAAGCAATCAACAGTGAGCTGGTAGGAGTGCAGGAGGAGCTGGGAGAAGCAAGGAAGCAGCTAATGCAGCTAGATGATAGCATGGAATCAATGAAATCGTTGAGTAAGGCTCTGTTTTCTAGGGAAAGAAAGAGCAATGCTCGGTTGCTAAATGCTCGGTGGGCTCTGGTTACCAAGGAAATCAAGGGCAACGGTGACTTAGAAAGCCATCAGGAAGAGCTAGCCGAGCTGCAGGATGGGATGCAAGGACTGAAATCCCTCAACCAGGTTCTGTGTTCTAGGGAAAGAGAAAGCAATGTTCAGTTGCTAGATACTCGCTGGGCTCTGGTTACCAAGGAAATCAAGGGCAACGGTGACTTAAAAAACCTCCGGGAAGAGCTAGCCGAGCTGCGCGATGGGATGCAAGGACTGGAATCCCTCAACCAGGTCCTGGTCACTAAGAACCTAATAGACAACGACAAACTGCAAGCGGCTCGGAAAAAGTTGATCGAT GGCTTGATGGTGGCCACAAATGGCAGGGCAAACATAGGCCTGAAGAGGATGGGGGAGCTCGATCCAAAAGCGGTTGCAAATGCTTGCCGACCGAGATTGTCACAAAAGAAAACTCTTATTCTCTGTTCCAAGTGGGAGGCTGAAATCAGAAACGCAG GTGTTGTGCTGCCGTTCATTGTTGAACTGGCCGATGGTCGCTCATCCGTCTTCAACTGCTGCTTACTCGGTTTGTCGTGA
- the LOC119358230 gene encoding BTB/POZ and MATH domain-containing protein 1-like, with translation MPTSEAELLSALRAAGREHLSASTVARRQETGSHLFRIANYTEVKATVANREHVESSTFTVGGHEWRIDCYPNSCVKPHNGCISLFLRRTSSGAAHFLRRSAGSGAKADVAMASIKFSLLDRDGSPARTQSAPQRQFEKERYLKDDCLMVLCDVTVDLGLRTDSCTEVAAAPEPTGEWPPPPFELDGELTTAIWKKQRADVRIEVGGETLAAHRWMLEARSPVFKEDLSLAFTAGKKTAELRIDDMDAEVARALIRFIYTDALAADVRQQLDAAAAMAERLLVAAHRYRVEKLKLICEEALCRHIGMSSVAATLALAERHRCPTLKKACMQFISSPANLVAVVATDGFEQLKIGCPPDLVDLMAKHLAKVGAVDQSTFGPFTTF, from the exons ATGCCGACGTCGGAGGCCGAGCTGCTGtccgccctccgcgccgccggccgGGAGCACCTCTCGGCATCCACCGTCGCCCGGAGGCAGGAGACCGGCTCCCACCTGTTCCGGATCGCCAACTACACGGAGGTCAAGGCGACGGTGGCCAACCGCGAGCACGTGGAGTCGAGCACGTTCACCGTCGGCGGCCACGAGTGGCGCATCGACTGCTACCCGAACAGCTGCGTGAAGCCACACAACGGCTGCATCTCCCTCTTCCTCCGGCGCACCAGCAGCGGCGCCGCCCACTTTCTCCGGCGTAGCGCCGGCAGCGGCGCAAAGGCCGACGTCGCCATGGCGTCCATCAAGTTCAGCCTGCTGGACCGGGACGGGAGCCCGGCGCGCACCCAGAGCGCGCCGCAGCGCCAGTTC GAGAAGGAGAGGTACCTCAAGGACGACTGCCTGATGGTCCTCTGCGACGTCACCGTCGACCTCGGGCTGCGCACCGACAGCTGCACCGAGGTCGCCGCCGCGCCGGAGCCGACGGGCGAGTGGCCGCCCCCGCCGTTCGAGCTGGACGGGGAGCTCACCACGGCCATCTGGAAGAAGCAACGGGCGGACGTGAGGATCGAGGTCGGCGGGGAGACGCTGGCGGCGCACCGGTGGATGCTGGAGGCCCGGTCCCCGGTGTTCAAGGAGGACCTCTCGCTCGCCTTCACAGCCGGCAAGAAGACCGCCGAGCTgcgcatcgacgacatggacgccgAGGTGGCCAGGGCCCTGATCCGGTTCATCTACACGGACGCGCTGGCGGCGGACGTGAGGCAGCAGCTGgacgcggcggcggccatggcggagcGCCTGCTTGTGGCGGCGCACAGGTACAGGGTGGAGAAGCTGAAGCTGATCTGCGAGGAGGCGCTGTGCCGGCACATCGGGATGAGCTCCGTGGCGGCCACCCTGGCGCTGGCGGAGCGGCACCGGTGCCCCACGCTGAAGAAGGCGTGCATGCAGTTTATTTCTTCTCCGGCTAACCTGGTGGCGGTCGTGGCGACCGATGGTTTCGAGCAGCTGAAGATCGGTTGCCCGCCTGATCTGGTCGACCTCATGGCCAAGCACTTGGCCAAGGTTGGCGCAGTGGATCAGTCCACGTTCGGGCCATTTACTACCTTCTAG